The following proteins are co-located in the Scomber scombrus chromosome 2, fScoSco1.1, whole genome shotgun sequence genome:
- the abcg2d gene encoding broad substrate specificity ATP-binding cassette transporter ABCG2d isoform X5, with product MTERANHINIAMIEDVGTNGMAGSKAVPSKLPCGSTVSFHNIQYKVQLRSGFLCKRKTSPREILADLNGIMRPGLNAILGPTGSGKSSFLDILAARKDPSGLSGEVLIDGAPQPPNFKCLSGYVVQEDVVMGTLTVRENLRFSAALRLPGSVPQSEKEARVNHLIKELGLTKVADSKVGTQMTRGISGGERKRTNIGMELIIDPSVLFLDEPTTGLDASTANSVLLLLKRMASHGRTIIMSIHQPRYSIYRLFDTLTLLVSGKMVYHGPAPNALDYFANIGYPCEPHNNPADFFLDVINGDFTATTMTKVHSSEDLDFEELSSSRQSIEERLIEEYRNSSYSSDTRAELERIIQDKECISRPKSRTITYNSSFFHQLHWVLKRTFQNLMLNPQTSVAQLGVNIFLALIVGAIFFGVKDDQSGIQNRMGALFFITTNQCFSTVSAAELFIIERKLFVHEYISGYYRVSVYFLSKILSDITLRTVTSVIFSCIVYFMIGLKSTVAAFFIFTLTVTLVAYTATAMTMAISADQTVVALANIFMTITFVFMMIFSGLLVNLPSIMDWLAWLKYFSIPRYGLAALKINEFVGLKFCEEPIIRSTNICTGEQYLDYLGIQYTTWGLWENHVALTIMTIIFLIISYLKLRYIKKFT from the exons ATGACGGAGCGAGCCAATCACATCAACATTGCAATGATAGAAGACGTTGGCACCAACGGCATGGCCGGGTCAAAGGCCGTCCCATCCAAGCTGCCATGTGGGTCCACCGTGAGCTTCCACAACATCCAGTACAAAGTGCAGCTGAGGAGCGGCTTCCTCTGCAAACGCAAAACCAGTCCCAGAGAAATACTGGCGGACCTCAA TGGGATTATGAGACCCGGCCTGAACGCAATTCTTGGGCCAACTGGAAGTGGAAAATCTTC GTTCTTGGATATTCTAGCTGCAAGGAAGGATCCTTCAGGTCTGTCAGGAGAAGTGCTCATCGACGGAGCACCACAGCCTCCAAACTTCAAGTGCCTCTCTGGTTATGTGGTTCAG GAAGATGTGGTTATGGGCACCCTGACCGTGAGGGAGAACCTGCGTTTCTCTGCAGCGCTTCGGCTGCCCGGCTCTGTGCCTCAGAGTGAGAAGGAGGCTCGAGTCAATCACCTCATCAAAGAACTGGGCCTCACCAAGGTGGCGGACTCCAAG GTGGGCACACAGATGACCCGAGGAATctctggaggagagaggaagaggacaaaCATTGGTATGGAGCTGATTATTGATCCTTCAGTCCTCTTCCTGGATGAACCGACCACAGGACTGGATGCTAGCACAGCTAActctgtcctgctgctgctgaaaag aatGGCCAGTCATGGAAGAACTATAATCATGTCCATCCACCAACCCAGATACTCCATCTACAGACTGTTTGACACTCTAACCTTGTTGGTTAGTGGTAAAATGGTGTACCACGGACCAGCGCCAAACGCTTTGGACTACTTCGCCAACATTG GATATCCCTGTGAGCCCCACAACAACCCAGCCGACTTCTTTCTGGATGTTATTAACGGAGACTTCACTGCCACAACCATGACTAAAGTGCACAGCTCTGAGG ATTTGGACTTTGAGGAGCTCAGCAGCTCCAGGCAGAGCATCGAGGAGCGTCTGATAGAGGAGTACAGGAACAGCAGCTACTCCAGTGACACGCGGGCCGAGCTGGAACGGATCATACAAGATAAGGAGTGTATCTCGCGTCCCAAATCTCGCACCATCACCTACAACAGCTCCTTCTTCCACCAGCTGCACTGGGTGCTTAAGAGAACCTTTCAGAACCTGATGTTGAACCCTCAAACATCCGTGGCCCAG CTGGGAGTCAACATTTTCCTCGCTCTAATCGTAGGAGCCATTTTCTTCGGAGTCAAAGATGATCAGAGTGGTATCCAGAACAG GATGGGAGCCCTCTTCTTCATCACAACCAACCAGTGTTTCAGCACTGTATCTGCAGCCGAGCTCTTCATCATCGAGAGGAaactgtttgt GCACGAGTACATCAGTGGTTACTACAGAGTGTCCGTCTACTTCCTCTCTAAGATCTTGTCTGACATCACTCTGCGCACTGTTACCTCCGTTATCTTCAGCTGTATTGTCTATTTCATGATCG GGCTGAAATCCACAGTAGCAGCCTTTTTCATCTTCACACTGACAGTAACTCTGGTGGCCTACACAGCCACAGCCATGACCATGGCCATCTCGGCTGACCAGACCGTTGTGGCTCTCGCCAACATCTTCATGACCATCACCTTTGTCTTCATGATG attttttcaGGTCTCCTGGTCAACCTACCCAGCATCATGGACTGGCTGGCTTGGCTGAAGTACTTCAGTATTCCTCGTTATGGCCTAGCA GCCTTGAAGATCAACGAGTTTGTGGGTTTAAAGTTCTGTGAAGAGCCCATTATCCGAAGCACCAACAT ATGTACAGGAGAACAGTACCTGGACTACCTGGGAATACAGTATACCACCTGGGGACTGTGGGAAAATCATGTGGCCTTGACTATTATGACAATCATATTTCTTATCATCTCCTATCTGAAGCTACGCTACATTAAGAAGTTCACTTGA
- the abcg2d gene encoding broad substrate specificity ATP-binding cassette transporter ABCG2d isoform X4, which yields MTERANHINIAMIEDVGTNGMAGSKAVPSKLPCGSTVSFHNIQYKVQLRSGFLCKRKTSPREILADLNGIMRPGLNAILGPTGSGKSSFLDILAARKDPSGLSGEVLIDGAPQPPNFKCLSGYVVQEDVVMGTLTVRENLRFSAALRLPGSVPQSEKEARVNHLIKELGLTKVADSKVGTQMTRGISGGERKRTNIGMELIIDPSVLFLDEPTTGLDASTANSVLLLLKRMASHGRTIIMSIHQPRYSIYRLFDTLTLLVSGKMVYHGPAPNALDYFANIGYPCEPHNNPADFFLDVINGDFTATTMTKVHSSEDLDFEELSSSRQSIEERLIEEYRNSSYSSDTRAELERIIQDKECISRPKSRTITYNSSFFHQLHWVLKRTFQNLMLNPQTSVAQLGVNIFLALIVGAIFFGVKDDQSGIQNRMGALFFITTNQCFSTVSAAELFIIERKLFVHEYISGYYRVSVYFLSKILSDITLRTVTSVIFSCIVYFMIGLKSTVAAFFIFTLTVTLVAYTATAMTMAISADQTVVALANIFMTITFVFMMIFSGLLVNLPSIMDWLAWLKYFSIPRYGLAALKINEFVGLKFCEEPIIRSTNNQLCYFRCTGEQYLDYLGIQYTTWGLWENHVALTIMTIIFLIISYLKLRYIKKFT from the exons ATGACGGAGCGAGCCAATCACATCAACATTGCAATGATAGAAGACGTTGGCACCAACGGCATGGCCGGGTCAAAGGCCGTCCCATCCAAGCTGCCATGTGGGTCCACCGTGAGCTTCCACAACATCCAGTACAAAGTGCAGCTGAGGAGCGGCTTCCTCTGCAAACGCAAAACCAGTCCCAGAGAAATACTGGCGGACCTCAA TGGGATTATGAGACCCGGCCTGAACGCAATTCTTGGGCCAACTGGAAGTGGAAAATCTTC GTTCTTGGATATTCTAGCTGCAAGGAAGGATCCTTCAGGTCTGTCAGGAGAAGTGCTCATCGACGGAGCACCACAGCCTCCAAACTTCAAGTGCCTCTCTGGTTATGTGGTTCAG GAAGATGTGGTTATGGGCACCCTGACCGTGAGGGAGAACCTGCGTTTCTCTGCAGCGCTTCGGCTGCCCGGCTCTGTGCCTCAGAGTGAGAAGGAGGCTCGAGTCAATCACCTCATCAAAGAACTGGGCCTCACCAAGGTGGCGGACTCCAAG GTGGGCACACAGATGACCCGAGGAATctctggaggagagaggaagaggacaaaCATTGGTATGGAGCTGATTATTGATCCTTCAGTCCTCTTCCTGGATGAACCGACCACAGGACTGGATGCTAGCACAGCTAActctgtcctgctgctgctgaaaag aatGGCCAGTCATGGAAGAACTATAATCATGTCCATCCACCAACCCAGATACTCCATCTACAGACTGTTTGACACTCTAACCTTGTTGGTTAGTGGTAAAATGGTGTACCACGGACCAGCGCCAAACGCTTTGGACTACTTCGCCAACATTG GATATCCCTGTGAGCCCCACAACAACCCAGCCGACTTCTTTCTGGATGTTATTAACGGAGACTTCACTGCCACAACCATGACTAAAGTGCACAGCTCTGAGG ATTTGGACTTTGAGGAGCTCAGCAGCTCCAGGCAGAGCATCGAGGAGCGTCTGATAGAGGAGTACAGGAACAGCAGCTACTCCAGTGACACGCGGGCCGAGCTGGAACGGATCATACAAGATAAGGAGTGTATCTCGCGTCCCAAATCTCGCACCATCACCTACAACAGCTCCTTCTTCCACCAGCTGCACTGGGTGCTTAAGAGAACCTTTCAGAACCTGATGTTGAACCCTCAAACATCCGTGGCCCAG CTGGGAGTCAACATTTTCCTCGCTCTAATCGTAGGAGCCATTTTCTTCGGAGTCAAAGATGATCAGAGTGGTATCCAGAACAG GATGGGAGCCCTCTTCTTCATCACAACCAACCAGTGTTTCAGCACTGTATCTGCAGCCGAGCTCTTCATCATCGAGAGGAaactgtttgt GCACGAGTACATCAGTGGTTACTACAGAGTGTCCGTCTACTTCCTCTCTAAGATCTTGTCTGACATCACTCTGCGCACTGTTACCTCCGTTATCTTCAGCTGTATTGTCTATTTCATGATCG GGCTGAAATCCACAGTAGCAGCCTTTTTCATCTTCACACTGACAGTAACTCTGGTGGCCTACACAGCCACAGCCATGACCATGGCCATCTCGGCTGACCAGACCGTTGTGGCTCTCGCCAACATCTTCATGACCATCACCTTTGTCTTCATGATG attttttcaGGTCTCCTGGTCAACCTACCCAGCATCATGGACTGGCTGGCTTGGCTGAAGTACTTCAGTATTCCTCGTTATGGCCTAGCA GCCTTGAAGATCAACGAGTTTGTGGGTTTAAAGTTCTGTGAAGAGCCCATTATCCGAAGCACCAACA ACCAATTGTGTTATTTCAGATGTACAGGAGAACAGTACCTGGACTACCTGGGAATACAGTATACCACCTGGGGACTGTGGGAAAATCATGTGGCCTTGACTATTATGACAATCATATTTCTTATCATCTCCTATCTGAAGCTACGCTACATTAAGAAGTTCACTTGA
- the abcg2d gene encoding broad substrate specificity ATP-binding cassette transporter ABCG2d isoform X3 translates to MTERANHINIAMIEDVGTNGMAGSKAVPSKLPCGSTVSFHNIQYKVQLRSGFLCKRKTSPREILADLNGIMRPGLNAILGPTGSGKSSFLDILAARKDPSGLSGEVLIDGAPQPPNFKCLSGYVVQEDVVMGTLTVRENLRFSAALRLPGSVPQSEKEARVNHLIKELGLTKVADSKVGTQMTRGISGGERKRTNIGMELIIDPSVLFLDEPTTGLDASTANSVLLLLKRMASHGRTIIMSIHQPRYSIYRLFDTLTLLVSGKMVYHGPAPNALDYFANIGYPCEPHNNPADFFLDVINGDFTATTMTKVHSSEDLDFEELSSSRQSIEERLIEEYRNSSYSSDTRAELERIIQDKECISRPKSRTITYNSSFFHQLHWVLKRTFQNLMLNPQTSVAQLGVNIFLALIVGAIFFGVKDDQSGIQNRMGALFFITTNQCFSTVSAAELFIIERKLFVHEYISGYYRVSVYFLSKILSDITLRTVTSVIFSCIVYFMIGLKSTVAAFFIFTLTVTLVAYTATAMTMAISADQTVVALANIFMTITFVFMMIFSGLLVNLPSIMDWLAWLKYFSIPRYGLAALKINEFVGLKFCEEPIIRSTNMSTYQLCYFRCTGEQYLDYLGIQYTTWGLWENHVALTIMTIIFLIISYLKLRYIKKFT, encoded by the exons ATGACGGAGCGAGCCAATCACATCAACATTGCAATGATAGAAGACGTTGGCACCAACGGCATGGCCGGGTCAAAGGCCGTCCCATCCAAGCTGCCATGTGGGTCCACCGTGAGCTTCCACAACATCCAGTACAAAGTGCAGCTGAGGAGCGGCTTCCTCTGCAAACGCAAAACCAGTCCCAGAGAAATACTGGCGGACCTCAA TGGGATTATGAGACCCGGCCTGAACGCAATTCTTGGGCCAACTGGAAGTGGAAAATCTTC GTTCTTGGATATTCTAGCTGCAAGGAAGGATCCTTCAGGTCTGTCAGGAGAAGTGCTCATCGACGGAGCACCACAGCCTCCAAACTTCAAGTGCCTCTCTGGTTATGTGGTTCAG GAAGATGTGGTTATGGGCACCCTGACCGTGAGGGAGAACCTGCGTTTCTCTGCAGCGCTTCGGCTGCCCGGCTCTGTGCCTCAGAGTGAGAAGGAGGCTCGAGTCAATCACCTCATCAAAGAACTGGGCCTCACCAAGGTGGCGGACTCCAAG GTGGGCACACAGATGACCCGAGGAATctctggaggagagaggaagaggacaaaCATTGGTATGGAGCTGATTATTGATCCTTCAGTCCTCTTCCTGGATGAACCGACCACAGGACTGGATGCTAGCACAGCTAActctgtcctgctgctgctgaaaag aatGGCCAGTCATGGAAGAACTATAATCATGTCCATCCACCAACCCAGATACTCCATCTACAGACTGTTTGACACTCTAACCTTGTTGGTTAGTGGTAAAATGGTGTACCACGGACCAGCGCCAAACGCTTTGGACTACTTCGCCAACATTG GATATCCCTGTGAGCCCCACAACAACCCAGCCGACTTCTTTCTGGATGTTATTAACGGAGACTTCACTGCCACAACCATGACTAAAGTGCACAGCTCTGAGG ATTTGGACTTTGAGGAGCTCAGCAGCTCCAGGCAGAGCATCGAGGAGCGTCTGATAGAGGAGTACAGGAACAGCAGCTACTCCAGTGACACGCGGGCCGAGCTGGAACGGATCATACAAGATAAGGAGTGTATCTCGCGTCCCAAATCTCGCACCATCACCTACAACAGCTCCTTCTTCCACCAGCTGCACTGGGTGCTTAAGAGAACCTTTCAGAACCTGATGTTGAACCCTCAAACATCCGTGGCCCAG CTGGGAGTCAACATTTTCCTCGCTCTAATCGTAGGAGCCATTTTCTTCGGAGTCAAAGATGATCAGAGTGGTATCCAGAACAG GATGGGAGCCCTCTTCTTCATCACAACCAACCAGTGTTTCAGCACTGTATCTGCAGCCGAGCTCTTCATCATCGAGAGGAaactgtttgt GCACGAGTACATCAGTGGTTACTACAGAGTGTCCGTCTACTTCCTCTCTAAGATCTTGTCTGACATCACTCTGCGCACTGTTACCTCCGTTATCTTCAGCTGTATTGTCTATTTCATGATCG GGCTGAAATCCACAGTAGCAGCCTTTTTCATCTTCACACTGACAGTAACTCTGGTGGCCTACACAGCCACAGCCATGACCATGGCCATCTCGGCTGACCAGACCGTTGTGGCTCTCGCCAACATCTTCATGACCATCACCTTTGTCTTCATGATG attttttcaGGTCTCCTGGTCAACCTACCCAGCATCATGGACTGGCTGGCTTGGCTGAAGTACTTCAGTATTCCTCGTTATGGCCTAGCA GCCTTGAAGATCAACGAGTTTGTGGGTTTAAAGTTCTGTGAAGAGCCCATTATCCGAAGCACCAACATGTCT ACTTACCAATTGTGTTATTTCAGATGTACAGGAGAACAGTACCTGGACTACCTGGGAATACAGTATACCACCTGGGGACTGTGGGAAAATCATGTGGCCTTGACTATTATGACAATCATATTTCTTATCATCTCCTATCTGAAGCTACGCTACATTAAGAAGTTCACTTGA
- the abcg2d gene encoding broad substrate specificity ATP-binding cassette transporter ABCG2d isoform X2, with translation MTERANHINIAMIEDVGTNGMAGSKAVPSKLPCGSTVSFHNIQYKVQLRSGFLCKRKTSPREILADLNGIMRPGLNAILGPTGSGKSSFLDILAARKDPSGLSGEVLIDGAPQPPNFKCLSGYVVQEDVVMGTLTVRENLRFSAALRLPGSVPQSEKEARVNHLIKELGLTKVADSKVGTQMTRGISGGERKRTNIGMELIIDPSVLFLDEPTTGLDASTANSVLLLLKRMASHGRTIIMSIHQPRYSIYRLFDTLTLLVSGKMVYHGPAPNALDYFANIGYPCEPHNNPADFFLDVINGDFTATTMTKVHSSEDLDFEELSSSRQSIEERLIEEYRNSSYSSDTRAELERIIQDKECISRPKSRTITYNSSFFHQLHWVLKRTFQNLMLNPQTSVAQLGVNIFLALIVGAIFFGVKDDQSGIQNRMGALFFITTNQCFSTVSAAELFIIERKLFVHEYISGYYRVSVYFLSKILSDITLRTVTSVIFSCIVYFMIGLKSTVAAFFIFTLTVTLVAYTATAMTMAISADQTVVALANIFMTITFVFMMIFSGLLVNLPSIMDWLAWLKYFSIPRYGLAALKINEFVGLKFCEEPIIRSTNMSAIMTNCSVNTTYQLCYFRCTGEQYLDYLGIQYTTWGLWENHVALTIMTIIFLIISYLKLRYIKKFT, from the exons ATGACGGAGCGAGCCAATCACATCAACATTGCAATGATAGAAGACGTTGGCACCAACGGCATGGCCGGGTCAAAGGCCGTCCCATCCAAGCTGCCATGTGGGTCCACCGTGAGCTTCCACAACATCCAGTACAAAGTGCAGCTGAGGAGCGGCTTCCTCTGCAAACGCAAAACCAGTCCCAGAGAAATACTGGCGGACCTCAA TGGGATTATGAGACCCGGCCTGAACGCAATTCTTGGGCCAACTGGAAGTGGAAAATCTTC GTTCTTGGATATTCTAGCTGCAAGGAAGGATCCTTCAGGTCTGTCAGGAGAAGTGCTCATCGACGGAGCACCACAGCCTCCAAACTTCAAGTGCCTCTCTGGTTATGTGGTTCAG GAAGATGTGGTTATGGGCACCCTGACCGTGAGGGAGAACCTGCGTTTCTCTGCAGCGCTTCGGCTGCCCGGCTCTGTGCCTCAGAGTGAGAAGGAGGCTCGAGTCAATCACCTCATCAAAGAACTGGGCCTCACCAAGGTGGCGGACTCCAAG GTGGGCACACAGATGACCCGAGGAATctctggaggagagaggaagaggacaaaCATTGGTATGGAGCTGATTATTGATCCTTCAGTCCTCTTCCTGGATGAACCGACCACAGGACTGGATGCTAGCACAGCTAActctgtcctgctgctgctgaaaag aatGGCCAGTCATGGAAGAACTATAATCATGTCCATCCACCAACCCAGATACTCCATCTACAGACTGTTTGACACTCTAACCTTGTTGGTTAGTGGTAAAATGGTGTACCACGGACCAGCGCCAAACGCTTTGGACTACTTCGCCAACATTG GATATCCCTGTGAGCCCCACAACAACCCAGCCGACTTCTTTCTGGATGTTATTAACGGAGACTTCACTGCCACAACCATGACTAAAGTGCACAGCTCTGAGG ATTTGGACTTTGAGGAGCTCAGCAGCTCCAGGCAGAGCATCGAGGAGCGTCTGATAGAGGAGTACAGGAACAGCAGCTACTCCAGTGACACGCGGGCCGAGCTGGAACGGATCATACAAGATAAGGAGTGTATCTCGCGTCCCAAATCTCGCACCATCACCTACAACAGCTCCTTCTTCCACCAGCTGCACTGGGTGCTTAAGAGAACCTTTCAGAACCTGATGTTGAACCCTCAAACATCCGTGGCCCAG CTGGGAGTCAACATTTTCCTCGCTCTAATCGTAGGAGCCATTTTCTTCGGAGTCAAAGATGATCAGAGTGGTATCCAGAACAG GATGGGAGCCCTCTTCTTCATCACAACCAACCAGTGTTTCAGCACTGTATCTGCAGCCGAGCTCTTCATCATCGAGAGGAaactgtttgt GCACGAGTACATCAGTGGTTACTACAGAGTGTCCGTCTACTTCCTCTCTAAGATCTTGTCTGACATCACTCTGCGCACTGTTACCTCCGTTATCTTCAGCTGTATTGTCTATTTCATGATCG GGCTGAAATCCACAGTAGCAGCCTTTTTCATCTTCACACTGACAGTAACTCTGGTGGCCTACACAGCCACAGCCATGACCATGGCCATCTCGGCTGACCAGACCGTTGTGGCTCTCGCCAACATCTTCATGACCATCACCTTTGTCTTCATGATG attttttcaGGTCTCCTGGTCAACCTACCCAGCATCATGGACTGGCTGGCTTGGCTGAAGTACTTCAGTATTCCTCGTTATGGCCTAGCA GCCTTGAAGATCAACGAGTTTGTGGGTTTAAAGTTCTGTGAAGAGCCCATTATCCGAAGCACCAACATGTCTGCGATAATGACCAACTGCAGTGTGAACACA ACTTACCAATTGTGTTATTTCAGATGTACAGGAGAACAGTACCTGGACTACCTGGGAATACAGTATACCACCTGGGGACTGTGGGAAAATCATGTGGCCTTGACTATTATGACAATCATATTTCTTATCATCTCCTATCTGAAGCTACGCTACATTAAGAAGTTCACTTGA
- the abcg2d gene encoding broad substrate specificity ATP-binding cassette transporter ABCG2d isoform X1, which produces MTERANHINIAMIEDVGTNGMAGSKAVPSKLPCGSTVSFHNIQYKVQLRSGFLCKRKTSPREILADLNGIMRPGLNAILGPTGSGKSSFLDILAARKDPSGLSGEVLIDGAPQPPNFKCLSGYVVQEDVVMGTLTVRENLRFSAALRLPGSVPQSEKEARVNHLIKELGLTKVADSKVGTQMTRGISGGERKRTNIGMELIIDPSVLFLDEPTTGLDASTANSVLLLLKRMASHGRTIIMSIHQPRYSIYRLFDTLTLLVSGKMVYHGPAPNALDYFANIGYPCEPHNNPADFFLDVINGDFTATTMTKVHSSEDLDFEELSSSRQSIEERLIEEYRNSSYSSDTRAELERIIQDKECISRPKSRTITYNSSFFHQLHWVLKRTFQNLMLNPQTSVAQLGVNIFLALIVGAIFFGVKDDQSGIQNRMGALFFITTNQCFSTVSAAELFIIERKLFVHEYISGYYRVSVYFLSKILSDITLRTVTSVIFSCIVYFMIGLKSTVAAFFIFTLTVTLVAYTATAMTMAISADQTVVALANIFMTITFVFMMIFSGLLVNLPSIMDWLAWLKYFSIPRYGLAALKINEFVGLKFCEEPIIRSTNMSAIMTNCSVNTVGLICTGEQYLDYLGIQYTTWGLWENHVALTIMTIIFLIISYLKLRYIKKFT; this is translated from the exons ATGACGGAGCGAGCCAATCACATCAACATTGCAATGATAGAAGACGTTGGCACCAACGGCATGGCCGGGTCAAAGGCCGTCCCATCCAAGCTGCCATGTGGGTCCACCGTGAGCTTCCACAACATCCAGTACAAAGTGCAGCTGAGGAGCGGCTTCCTCTGCAAACGCAAAACCAGTCCCAGAGAAATACTGGCGGACCTCAA TGGGATTATGAGACCCGGCCTGAACGCAATTCTTGGGCCAACTGGAAGTGGAAAATCTTC GTTCTTGGATATTCTAGCTGCAAGGAAGGATCCTTCAGGTCTGTCAGGAGAAGTGCTCATCGACGGAGCACCACAGCCTCCAAACTTCAAGTGCCTCTCTGGTTATGTGGTTCAG GAAGATGTGGTTATGGGCACCCTGACCGTGAGGGAGAACCTGCGTTTCTCTGCAGCGCTTCGGCTGCCCGGCTCTGTGCCTCAGAGTGAGAAGGAGGCTCGAGTCAATCACCTCATCAAAGAACTGGGCCTCACCAAGGTGGCGGACTCCAAG GTGGGCACACAGATGACCCGAGGAATctctggaggagagaggaagaggacaaaCATTGGTATGGAGCTGATTATTGATCCTTCAGTCCTCTTCCTGGATGAACCGACCACAGGACTGGATGCTAGCACAGCTAActctgtcctgctgctgctgaaaag aatGGCCAGTCATGGAAGAACTATAATCATGTCCATCCACCAACCCAGATACTCCATCTACAGACTGTTTGACACTCTAACCTTGTTGGTTAGTGGTAAAATGGTGTACCACGGACCAGCGCCAAACGCTTTGGACTACTTCGCCAACATTG GATATCCCTGTGAGCCCCACAACAACCCAGCCGACTTCTTTCTGGATGTTATTAACGGAGACTTCACTGCCACAACCATGACTAAAGTGCACAGCTCTGAGG ATTTGGACTTTGAGGAGCTCAGCAGCTCCAGGCAGAGCATCGAGGAGCGTCTGATAGAGGAGTACAGGAACAGCAGCTACTCCAGTGACACGCGGGCCGAGCTGGAACGGATCATACAAGATAAGGAGTGTATCTCGCGTCCCAAATCTCGCACCATCACCTACAACAGCTCCTTCTTCCACCAGCTGCACTGGGTGCTTAAGAGAACCTTTCAGAACCTGATGTTGAACCCTCAAACATCCGTGGCCCAG CTGGGAGTCAACATTTTCCTCGCTCTAATCGTAGGAGCCATTTTCTTCGGAGTCAAAGATGATCAGAGTGGTATCCAGAACAG GATGGGAGCCCTCTTCTTCATCACAACCAACCAGTGTTTCAGCACTGTATCTGCAGCCGAGCTCTTCATCATCGAGAGGAaactgtttgt GCACGAGTACATCAGTGGTTACTACAGAGTGTCCGTCTACTTCCTCTCTAAGATCTTGTCTGACATCACTCTGCGCACTGTTACCTCCGTTATCTTCAGCTGTATTGTCTATTTCATGATCG GGCTGAAATCCACAGTAGCAGCCTTTTTCATCTTCACACTGACAGTAACTCTGGTGGCCTACACAGCCACAGCCATGACCATGGCCATCTCGGCTGACCAGACCGTTGTGGCTCTCGCCAACATCTTCATGACCATCACCTTTGTCTTCATGATG attttttcaGGTCTCCTGGTCAACCTACCCAGCATCATGGACTGGCTGGCTTGGCTGAAGTACTTCAGTATTCCTCGTTATGGCCTAGCA GCCTTGAAGATCAACGAGTTTGTGGGTTTAAAGTTCTGTGAAGAGCCCATTATCCGAAGCACCAACATGTCTGCGATAATGACCAACTGCAGTGTGAACACAGTGGGTCTGAT ATGTACAGGAGAACAGTACCTGGACTACCTGGGAATACAGTATACCACCTGGGGACTGTGGGAAAATCATGTGGCCTTGACTATTATGACAATCATATTTCTTATCATCTCCTATCTGAAGCTACGCTACATTAAGAAGTTCACTTGA